Proteins from a genomic interval of Scatophagus argus isolate fScaArg1 chromosome 6, fScaArg1.pri, whole genome shotgun sequence:
- the trmt1l gene encoding TRMT1-like protein isoform X2, translating into MAELKEADAAQLHQEDVDIKRGGGDGDGEDAPSAGDQAAGQAAKDDAAADGDAKPSTTTAERHKSIQTKLEGLEMLVDLNGAGRKSCPLCPEEKFKACYSHKLRRHLQNLHWKVYVEFEGQRMCICHLPCRNLKPSLSGDQAPGRHGAHYHCVVCSVTIARKTDMISHLKRHVNKGETEASYCGSSDVAFEEPAPSGQAYEIMKELGTNVQLLPNHTTPQKSDTYFNRKMKTNRQLVFCSLAVLAEERNPLECLDAFGATGIMGLQWAKHLRAAVKVTITDISDTCVKMIKENCELNNIRVDGGSRGPRGPDEVKGAAIATVEVAKMDANVIMHLRPFDYIHLDPYGTAVNYLDAAFRNVRNLGIISVTSTDTGSLYSKSPNVTLRHYGCHIVRTEYYKELAARMVVATVARAAARCNKGVEVLLAVALEHFVLVVVRVLRGPSQADESAKKLRKLVHCQWCEERVFLKQGNMVDDTLPCNCHGSLPGRTAVQLGPLWCGPLFNTGFLRRMLSAAVQHSMDDIQPLVKTLICESECTTLKSLVHGPSALTNQVECGVVIKTLQSGEESGPADQSGKRKTGDESGNVVKKLKSEASLEHPPFYYSIHRHSIRGMNMPKLNKFLQYLTEAGFRVSRTHFDPTGVRTDATLDQFKSVLTKYSVPTYTNAAAQTSVSVQKTA; encoded by the exons ATGGCGGAGCTGAAGGAGGCAGATGCTGCTCAGCTACACCAGGAGGACGTCGATATCAAAC gtggaggtggagatggagatggagaagatgcACCTTCAGCTGGTGACCAAGCTGCAGGGCAGGCGGCAAAGGACGACGCCGCTGCAGACGGCGATGCCAAACCCTCCACCACAACCGCAG agagacacaaatcCATCCAAACTAAACTGGAGGGCCTCGAGATGCTGGTGGACCTCAACGGTG CGGGACGTAAGTCGTGTCCTCTGTGTCCTGAGGAGAAGTTCAAAGCCTGCTACAGCCACAAGCTCCGCCGACACCTGCAGAACCTGCACTGGAAAGTCTACGTGGAGTTTGAAG GCCAGAGGATGTGCATCTGCCACCTGCCCTGCAGAAACCTGAAGCCCAGCCTCAGTGGAGATCAG GCGCCGGGGAGGCACGGCGCTCACTACCACTGCGTGGTGTGTTCGGTCACCATCGCCCGGAAGACAGACATGATCAGCCACCTGAAACGACACGTCAACAAAGGAGAGACTGAAGCCAGCTACTGCGGGAGCTCCGACGTGGCGTTCGAGGAGCCGG ctccGTCCGGTCAGGCGTATGAAATCATGAAAGAGCTTGGAACCAACGTCCAGCTCCTGCCCAACCACACCACCCCGCAGAAGAGCGACACCTACTTCAACCGCAAGATGAAGACCAACAG gcagCTGGTGTTTTGTTCGCTGGCTGTTCTGGCTGAGGAGAGAAACCCACTCGAGTGTCTGGACGCTTTCGGAGCGACAG ggaTTATGGGCCTCCAGTGGGCGAAACACCTTCGAGCTGCAGTCAAAGTCACCATAACTGATATCAGTGACACGTGTGTCAAAATGATCAAAGAAAACTGTGAGCTCAACAACATTCGGGTGGACGGAGGCTCACGAGGCCCCCGGGGGCCCGATGAAGTCAAGGGAGCAGCCATCGCTACGGTGGAGGTAGCCAAGATGGACGCCAATGTCATCATGCACCTGCGGCCCTTTGATTACAT TCACTTGGATCCATACGGCACGGCAGTGAACTACCTGGACGCCGCCTTCAGAAACGTGCGGAACCTGGGCATCATCTCGGTGACGTCCACAGACACGGGCTCGCTGTACTCCAAGTCTCCCAACGTCACCTTGCGGCACTACGGCTGCCACATCGTACGCACCGAGTACTACAAAGAGCTGGCTGCTCGCATGGTTGTAGCCACTGTGGCCAG GGCGGCGGCTCGCTGTAACAAAGGCGTCGAGGTGCTGCTGGCGGTGGCGCTGGAGCATTTTGTCCTGGTGGTGGTCAGAGTCCTCAGAGGTCCCTCGCAGGCCGACGAGTCGGCCAAGAAGCTCCGCAAGCTGGTCCACTGTCAGTGGTGTGAGGAGAGAGTCTTCCTCAAACAGGGGAACATGGTGGACG ACACGCTGCCCTGCAACTGTCATGGAAGTCTGCCGGGAAGGACAGCAGTGCAACTGGGACCGTTATG gtgtggGCCTCTGTTTAACACGGGCTTCCTGAGGAGGATGCTGTCAGCCGCCGTGCAGCACAGCATGGACGACATCCAGCCGCTCGTCAAAACTCTCATCTGTGAGTCCGAGTGCACCACCCTCAAGTCTCTAGTCCACGGACCGTCGGCTCTCACCAATCAGG tggAGTGCGGCGTCGTCATTAAGACCCTACAGAGCGGCGAGGAGTCGGGTCCTGCAGATCAGTCTG GGAAGAGGAAGACGGGGGACGAGTCGGGTAATGTCGTGAAGAAGCTGAAGTCTGAGGCGTCTCTGGAACATCCGCCCTTCTATTACAGCATCCACCGCCACAGCATCCGAGGCATGAACATGCCCAA GCTGAACAAGTTCCTGCAGTACCTGACGGAGGCCGGCTTCAGGGTGAGCCGCACCCACTTCGACCCGACGGGGGTTCGGACCGACGCCACGCTGGACCAGTTCAAATCTGTCCTCACCAAGTACAGCGTGCCCACGTACACCAACGCCGCCGCCCAGACGAGTGTGAGCGTGCAGAAAACGGCGTGA
- the trmt1l gene encoding TRMT1-like protein isoform X3 gives MAELKEADAAQLHQEDVDIKHGDGEDAPSAGDQAAGQAAKDDAAADGDAKPSTTTAERHKSIQTKLEGLEMLVDLNGAGRKSCPLCPEEKFKACYSHKLRRHLQNLHWKVYVEFEGQRMCICHLPCRNLKPSLSGDQAPGRHGAHYHCVVCSVTIARKTDMISHLKRHVNKGETEASYCGSSDVAFEEPAPSGQAYEIMKELGTNVQLLPNHTTPQKSDTYFNRKMKTNRQLVFCSLAVLAEERNPLECLDAFGATGIMGLQWAKHLRAAVKVTITDISDTCVKMIKENCELNNIRVDGGSRGPRGPDEVKGAAIATVEVAKMDANVIMHLRPFDYIHLDPYGTAVNYLDAAFRNVRNLGIISVTSTDTGSLYSKSPNVTLRHYGCHIVRTEYYKELAARMVVATVARAAARCNKGVEVLLAVALEHFVLVVVRVLRGPSQADESAKKLRKLVHCQWCEERVFLKQGNMVDDTLPCNCHGSLPGRTAVQLGPLWCGPLFNTGFLRRMLSAAVQHSMDDIQPLVKTLICESECTTLKSLVHGPSALTNQVECGVVIKTLQSGEESGPADQSGKRKTGDESGNVVKKLKSEASLEHPPFYYSIHRHSIRGMNMPKLNKFLQYLTEAGFRVSRTHFDPTGVRTDATLDQFKSVLTKYSVPTYTNAAAQTSVSVQKTA, from the exons ATGGCGGAGCTGAAGGAGGCAGATGCTGCTCAGCTACACCAGGAGGACGTCGATATCAAAC atggagatggagaagatgcACCTTCAGCTGGTGACCAAGCTGCAGGGCAGGCGGCAAAGGACGACGCCGCTGCAGACGGCGATGCCAAACCCTCCACCACAACCGCAG agagacacaaatcCATCCAAACTAAACTGGAGGGCCTCGAGATGCTGGTGGACCTCAACGGTG CGGGACGTAAGTCGTGTCCTCTGTGTCCTGAGGAGAAGTTCAAAGCCTGCTACAGCCACAAGCTCCGCCGACACCTGCAGAACCTGCACTGGAAAGTCTACGTGGAGTTTGAAG GCCAGAGGATGTGCATCTGCCACCTGCCCTGCAGAAACCTGAAGCCCAGCCTCAGTGGAGATCAG GCGCCGGGGAGGCACGGCGCTCACTACCACTGCGTGGTGTGTTCGGTCACCATCGCCCGGAAGACAGACATGATCAGCCACCTGAAACGACACGTCAACAAAGGAGAGACTGAAGCCAGCTACTGCGGGAGCTCCGACGTGGCGTTCGAGGAGCCGG ctccGTCCGGTCAGGCGTATGAAATCATGAAAGAGCTTGGAACCAACGTCCAGCTCCTGCCCAACCACACCACCCCGCAGAAGAGCGACACCTACTTCAACCGCAAGATGAAGACCAACAG gcagCTGGTGTTTTGTTCGCTGGCTGTTCTGGCTGAGGAGAGAAACCCACTCGAGTGTCTGGACGCTTTCGGAGCGACAG ggaTTATGGGCCTCCAGTGGGCGAAACACCTTCGAGCTGCAGTCAAAGTCACCATAACTGATATCAGTGACACGTGTGTCAAAATGATCAAAGAAAACTGTGAGCTCAACAACATTCGGGTGGACGGAGGCTCACGAGGCCCCCGGGGGCCCGATGAAGTCAAGGGAGCAGCCATCGCTACGGTGGAGGTAGCCAAGATGGACGCCAATGTCATCATGCACCTGCGGCCCTTTGATTACAT TCACTTGGATCCATACGGCACGGCAGTGAACTACCTGGACGCCGCCTTCAGAAACGTGCGGAACCTGGGCATCATCTCGGTGACGTCCACAGACACGGGCTCGCTGTACTCCAAGTCTCCCAACGTCACCTTGCGGCACTACGGCTGCCACATCGTACGCACCGAGTACTACAAAGAGCTGGCTGCTCGCATGGTTGTAGCCACTGTGGCCAG GGCGGCGGCTCGCTGTAACAAAGGCGTCGAGGTGCTGCTGGCGGTGGCGCTGGAGCATTTTGTCCTGGTGGTGGTCAGAGTCCTCAGAGGTCCCTCGCAGGCCGACGAGTCGGCCAAGAAGCTCCGCAAGCTGGTCCACTGTCAGTGGTGTGAGGAGAGAGTCTTCCTCAAACAGGGGAACATGGTGGACG ACACGCTGCCCTGCAACTGTCATGGAAGTCTGCCGGGAAGGACAGCAGTGCAACTGGGACCGTTATG gtgtggGCCTCTGTTTAACACGGGCTTCCTGAGGAGGATGCTGTCAGCCGCCGTGCAGCACAGCATGGACGACATCCAGCCGCTCGTCAAAACTCTCATCTGTGAGTCCGAGTGCACCACCCTCAAGTCTCTAGTCCACGGACCGTCGGCTCTCACCAATCAGG tggAGTGCGGCGTCGTCATTAAGACCCTACAGAGCGGCGAGGAGTCGGGTCCTGCAGATCAGTCTG GGAAGAGGAAGACGGGGGACGAGTCGGGTAATGTCGTGAAGAAGCTGAAGTCTGAGGCGTCTCTGGAACATCCGCCCTTCTATTACAGCATCCACCGCCACAGCATCCGAGGCATGAACATGCCCAA GCTGAACAAGTTCCTGCAGTACCTGACGGAGGCCGGCTTCAGGGTGAGCCGCACCCACTTCGACCCGACGGGGGTTCGGACCGACGCCACGCTGGACCAGTTCAAATCTGTCCTCACCAAGTACAGCGTGCCCACGTACACCAACGCCGCCGCCCAGACGAGTGTGAGCGTGCAGAAAACGGCGTGA
- the trmt1l gene encoding TRMT1-like protein isoform X1, producing MAELKEADAAQLHQEDVDIKRGGGGGDGDGEDAPSAGDQAAGQAAKDDAAADGDAKPSTTTAERHKSIQTKLEGLEMLVDLNGAGRKSCPLCPEEKFKACYSHKLRRHLQNLHWKVYVEFEGQRMCICHLPCRNLKPSLSGDQAPGRHGAHYHCVVCSVTIARKTDMISHLKRHVNKGETEASYCGSSDVAFEEPAPSGQAYEIMKELGTNVQLLPNHTTPQKSDTYFNRKMKTNRQLVFCSLAVLAEERNPLECLDAFGATGIMGLQWAKHLRAAVKVTITDISDTCVKMIKENCELNNIRVDGGSRGPRGPDEVKGAAIATVEVAKMDANVIMHLRPFDYIHLDPYGTAVNYLDAAFRNVRNLGIISVTSTDTGSLYSKSPNVTLRHYGCHIVRTEYYKELAARMVVATVARAAARCNKGVEVLLAVALEHFVLVVVRVLRGPSQADESAKKLRKLVHCQWCEERVFLKQGNMVDDTLPCNCHGSLPGRTAVQLGPLWCGPLFNTGFLRRMLSAAVQHSMDDIQPLVKTLICESECTTLKSLVHGPSALTNQVECGVVIKTLQSGEESGPADQSGKRKTGDESGNVVKKLKSEASLEHPPFYYSIHRHSIRGMNMPKLNKFLQYLTEAGFRVSRTHFDPTGVRTDATLDQFKSVLTKYSVPTYTNAAAQTSVSVQKTA from the exons ATGGCGGAGCTGAAGGAGGCAGATGCTGCTCAGCTACACCAGGAGGACGTCGATATCAAAC GTGGAG gtggaggtggagatggagatggagaagatgcACCTTCAGCTGGTGACCAAGCTGCAGGGCAGGCGGCAAAGGACGACGCCGCTGCAGACGGCGATGCCAAACCCTCCACCACAACCGCAG agagacacaaatcCATCCAAACTAAACTGGAGGGCCTCGAGATGCTGGTGGACCTCAACGGTG CGGGACGTAAGTCGTGTCCTCTGTGTCCTGAGGAGAAGTTCAAAGCCTGCTACAGCCACAAGCTCCGCCGACACCTGCAGAACCTGCACTGGAAAGTCTACGTGGAGTTTGAAG GCCAGAGGATGTGCATCTGCCACCTGCCCTGCAGAAACCTGAAGCCCAGCCTCAGTGGAGATCAG GCGCCGGGGAGGCACGGCGCTCACTACCACTGCGTGGTGTGTTCGGTCACCATCGCCCGGAAGACAGACATGATCAGCCACCTGAAACGACACGTCAACAAAGGAGAGACTGAAGCCAGCTACTGCGGGAGCTCCGACGTGGCGTTCGAGGAGCCGG ctccGTCCGGTCAGGCGTATGAAATCATGAAAGAGCTTGGAACCAACGTCCAGCTCCTGCCCAACCACACCACCCCGCAGAAGAGCGACACCTACTTCAACCGCAAGATGAAGACCAACAG gcagCTGGTGTTTTGTTCGCTGGCTGTTCTGGCTGAGGAGAGAAACCCACTCGAGTGTCTGGACGCTTTCGGAGCGACAG ggaTTATGGGCCTCCAGTGGGCGAAACACCTTCGAGCTGCAGTCAAAGTCACCATAACTGATATCAGTGACACGTGTGTCAAAATGATCAAAGAAAACTGTGAGCTCAACAACATTCGGGTGGACGGAGGCTCACGAGGCCCCCGGGGGCCCGATGAAGTCAAGGGAGCAGCCATCGCTACGGTGGAGGTAGCCAAGATGGACGCCAATGTCATCATGCACCTGCGGCCCTTTGATTACAT TCACTTGGATCCATACGGCACGGCAGTGAACTACCTGGACGCCGCCTTCAGAAACGTGCGGAACCTGGGCATCATCTCGGTGACGTCCACAGACACGGGCTCGCTGTACTCCAAGTCTCCCAACGTCACCTTGCGGCACTACGGCTGCCACATCGTACGCACCGAGTACTACAAAGAGCTGGCTGCTCGCATGGTTGTAGCCACTGTGGCCAG GGCGGCGGCTCGCTGTAACAAAGGCGTCGAGGTGCTGCTGGCGGTGGCGCTGGAGCATTTTGTCCTGGTGGTGGTCAGAGTCCTCAGAGGTCCCTCGCAGGCCGACGAGTCGGCCAAGAAGCTCCGCAAGCTGGTCCACTGTCAGTGGTGTGAGGAGAGAGTCTTCCTCAAACAGGGGAACATGGTGGACG ACACGCTGCCCTGCAACTGTCATGGAAGTCTGCCGGGAAGGACAGCAGTGCAACTGGGACCGTTATG gtgtggGCCTCTGTTTAACACGGGCTTCCTGAGGAGGATGCTGTCAGCCGCCGTGCAGCACAGCATGGACGACATCCAGCCGCTCGTCAAAACTCTCATCTGTGAGTCCGAGTGCACCACCCTCAAGTCTCTAGTCCACGGACCGTCGGCTCTCACCAATCAGG tggAGTGCGGCGTCGTCATTAAGACCCTACAGAGCGGCGAGGAGTCGGGTCCTGCAGATCAGTCTG GGAAGAGGAAGACGGGGGACGAGTCGGGTAATGTCGTGAAGAAGCTGAAGTCTGAGGCGTCTCTGGAACATCCGCCCTTCTATTACAGCATCCACCGCCACAGCATCCGAGGCATGAACATGCCCAA GCTGAACAAGTTCCTGCAGTACCTGACGGAGGCCGGCTTCAGGGTGAGCCGCACCCACTTCGACCCGACGGGGGTTCGGACCGACGCCACGCTGGACCAGTTCAAATCTGTCCTCACCAAGTACAGCGTGCCCACGTACACCAACGCCGCCGCCCAGACGAGTGTGAGCGTGCAGAAAACGGCGTGA
- the trmt1l gene encoding TRMT1-like protein isoform X4 — translation MLVDLNGAGRKSCPLCPEEKFKACYSHKLRRHLQNLHWKVYVEFEGQRMCICHLPCRNLKPSLSGDQAPGRHGAHYHCVVCSVTIARKTDMISHLKRHVNKGETEASYCGSSDVAFEEPAPSGQAYEIMKELGTNVQLLPNHTTPQKSDTYFNRKMKTNRQLVFCSLAVLAEERNPLECLDAFGATGIMGLQWAKHLRAAVKVTITDISDTCVKMIKENCELNNIRVDGGSRGPRGPDEVKGAAIATVEVAKMDANVIMHLRPFDYIHLDPYGTAVNYLDAAFRNVRNLGIISVTSTDTGSLYSKSPNVTLRHYGCHIVRTEYYKELAARMVVATVARAAARCNKGVEVLLAVALEHFVLVVVRVLRGPSQADESAKKLRKLVHCQWCEERVFLKQGNMVDDTLPCNCHGSLPGRTAVQLGPLWCGPLFNTGFLRRMLSAAVQHSMDDIQPLVKTLICESECTTLKSLVHGPSALTNQVECGVVIKTLQSGEESGPADQSGKRKTGDESGNVVKKLKSEASLEHPPFYYSIHRHSIRGMNMPKLNKFLQYLTEAGFRVSRTHFDPTGVRTDATLDQFKSVLTKYSVPTYTNAAAQTSVSVQKTA, via the exons ATGCTGGTGGACCTCAACGGTG CGGGACGTAAGTCGTGTCCTCTGTGTCCTGAGGAGAAGTTCAAAGCCTGCTACAGCCACAAGCTCCGCCGACACCTGCAGAACCTGCACTGGAAAGTCTACGTGGAGTTTGAAG GCCAGAGGATGTGCATCTGCCACCTGCCCTGCAGAAACCTGAAGCCCAGCCTCAGTGGAGATCAG GCGCCGGGGAGGCACGGCGCTCACTACCACTGCGTGGTGTGTTCGGTCACCATCGCCCGGAAGACAGACATGATCAGCCACCTGAAACGACACGTCAACAAAGGAGAGACTGAAGCCAGCTACTGCGGGAGCTCCGACGTGGCGTTCGAGGAGCCGG ctccGTCCGGTCAGGCGTATGAAATCATGAAAGAGCTTGGAACCAACGTCCAGCTCCTGCCCAACCACACCACCCCGCAGAAGAGCGACACCTACTTCAACCGCAAGATGAAGACCAACAG gcagCTGGTGTTTTGTTCGCTGGCTGTTCTGGCTGAGGAGAGAAACCCACTCGAGTGTCTGGACGCTTTCGGAGCGACAG ggaTTATGGGCCTCCAGTGGGCGAAACACCTTCGAGCTGCAGTCAAAGTCACCATAACTGATATCAGTGACACGTGTGTCAAAATGATCAAAGAAAACTGTGAGCTCAACAACATTCGGGTGGACGGAGGCTCACGAGGCCCCCGGGGGCCCGATGAAGTCAAGGGAGCAGCCATCGCTACGGTGGAGGTAGCCAAGATGGACGCCAATGTCATCATGCACCTGCGGCCCTTTGATTACAT TCACTTGGATCCATACGGCACGGCAGTGAACTACCTGGACGCCGCCTTCAGAAACGTGCGGAACCTGGGCATCATCTCGGTGACGTCCACAGACACGGGCTCGCTGTACTCCAAGTCTCCCAACGTCACCTTGCGGCACTACGGCTGCCACATCGTACGCACCGAGTACTACAAAGAGCTGGCTGCTCGCATGGTTGTAGCCACTGTGGCCAG GGCGGCGGCTCGCTGTAACAAAGGCGTCGAGGTGCTGCTGGCGGTGGCGCTGGAGCATTTTGTCCTGGTGGTGGTCAGAGTCCTCAGAGGTCCCTCGCAGGCCGACGAGTCGGCCAAGAAGCTCCGCAAGCTGGTCCACTGTCAGTGGTGTGAGGAGAGAGTCTTCCTCAAACAGGGGAACATGGTGGACG ACACGCTGCCCTGCAACTGTCATGGAAGTCTGCCGGGAAGGACAGCAGTGCAACTGGGACCGTTATG gtgtggGCCTCTGTTTAACACGGGCTTCCTGAGGAGGATGCTGTCAGCCGCCGTGCAGCACAGCATGGACGACATCCAGCCGCTCGTCAAAACTCTCATCTGTGAGTCCGAGTGCACCACCCTCAAGTCTCTAGTCCACGGACCGTCGGCTCTCACCAATCAGG tggAGTGCGGCGTCGTCATTAAGACCCTACAGAGCGGCGAGGAGTCGGGTCCTGCAGATCAGTCTG GGAAGAGGAAGACGGGGGACGAGTCGGGTAATGTCGTGAAGAAGCTGAAGTCTGAGGCGTCTCTGGAACATCCGCCCTTCTATTACAGCATCCACCGCCACAGCATCCGAGGCATGAACATGCCCAA GCTGAACAAGTTCCTGCAGTACCTGACGGAGGCCGGCTTCAGGGTGAGCCGCACCCACTTCGACCCGACGGGGGTTCGGACCGACGCCACGCTGGACCAGTTCAAATCTGTCCTCACCAAGTACAGCGTGCCCACGTACACCAACGCCGCCGCCCAGACGAGTGTGAGCGTGCAGAAAACGGCGTGA
- the LOC124060657 gene encoding interferon-induced protein with tetratricopeptide repeats 1-like isoform X2 has translation MMSAAHSQTTLKSKLDALECHFTWNLDPSRSKLLRIRDKLKDIGTEEGNSWLGHIYNLRGYIQYRLDLTEDAQSLFSAAAEALRQTRRADSAEGPWLVVNYGNLAWLHHRLGKQAESLAYLSKVDDLMKKYPSPSQDELHPEIYAEKAWTLMKFSTDKKMLAADYFERAIKMQPDMVEWRTSHALALVSAFKHSDTGLEADILEKVRMAKEQDPDNLYLAVHYLDQRAKKGDRVEDEARELAQKVLRSPVSSYCGMKAILWVYIHYVSVDEAIDLAEEALRNHPDERYLKSCAALCYKWIISSAGTFPNQSTINRAISLHEEVISLYPHSSLVKKIDLANIYAKSYHSQARAEQMYQELLRGDLEPADKQMLYSKFANYCNPQDRYKSIQYHMKAAEIPEQSSFRDNSIRVLEKIRDRSRNRMCREIEAFLANLQEP, from the exons ATGATGAG TGCTGCTCACAGTCAAACAACACTGAAGTCCAAACTGGACGCCCTGGAGTGCCACTTCACCTGGAATTTGGACCCCAGCAGGTCCAAACTTTTACGTATCAGGGACAAGTTGAAGGACATTGGAACTGAGGAGGGAAACAGCTGGCTGGGGCACATTTACAACCTGCGGGGGTACATTCAGTACAGGCTGGACTTAACCGAAGACGCCCAGAGTTTGTTCAGCGCGGCTGCAGAGGCCCTCCGCCAAACAAGAAGAGCAGACTCGGCTGAGGGTCCCTGGTTAGTGGTCAACTATGGGAACCTGGCTTGGCTGCACCATCGCCTGGGCAAACAAGCAGAGAGTCTGGCTTACCTGTCAAAGGTGGACGATCTGATGAAAAAATATCCATCTCCGTCTCAGGACGAGCTCCATCCAGAGATCTACGCTGAAAAAGCCTGGACCCTGATGAAGTTCAGTACAGACAAAAAGATGTTGGCCGCAGATTACTTCGAGAGAGCCATCAAGATGCAGCCAGACATGGTGGAGTGGCGCACCAGCCATGCCTTAGCATTAGTCAGTGCCTTTAAGCACAGCGACACAGGGCTGGAGGCTGACATCTTAGAGAAAGTGAGAATGGCCAAGGAACAGGATCCAGACAACTTGTACCTCGCTGTTCACTACCTCGACCAGCGTGCTAAGAAAGGAGACCGAGTTGAAGATGAAGCCCGGGAGTTAGCTCAAAAGGTTCTGAGAAGTCCTGTCAGCAGCTACTGTGGCATGAAAGCAATACTGTGGGTTTACATTCACTATGTGTCTGTTGATGAGGCCATTGATTTGGCAGAGGAGGCTCTGAGAAACCATCCAGATGAACGTTACCTGAAGAGCTGTGCTGCACTCTGCTACAAATGGATCATTTCTTCTGCAGGCACTTTCCCAAACCAGAGCACCATCAACAGAGCAATCAGTCTCCACGAGGAGGTGATTTCTCTTTACCCTCATTCTTCACTTGTGAAGAAAATAGATCTCGCAAATATATACGCAAAGTCATATCACAGCCAGGCTAGAGCTGAGCAGATGTACCAGGAGCTGCTGAGAGGCGATCTAgaacctgcagacaaacagatgcTTTACAGCAAGTTTGCAAACTATTGCAATCCACAGGATCGGTACAAGTCAATACAGTATCACATGAAGGCAGCAGAGATACCTGAACAGTCCTCCTTTCGTGACAACAGCATCAGAGTTCTGGAGAAG